From Carassius gibelio isolate Cgi1373 ecotype wild population from Czech Republic chromosome B21, carGib1.2-hapl.c, whole genome shotgun sequence, the proteins below share one genomic window:
- the LOC127986486 gene encoding proteinase-activated receptor 1-like isoform X1 produces MSDELSSGLPAESQRNFSVMTETYETRENDSFSDGMLYGNYSRDSFGSYTLNNSKNVPTIPFIIDSIPVFLDPIIIHILEDQPCNSTDLNAVDCNKATQHTYNISDKSVDFLKGLLVTRIMPSFYIIIILISLPLNALAFVAFTCRIREKKPAVIYMSHLACVDLLFTLLLPLKIHYQLNASDWVFGEAACRVLSAAYYCYMYCSILLMMCMSVDRLLAVVYPVASLTWRSARKATCVCVLVWLLALAGTVPLLSITQTFKIKDVGITCHDVLYHTQVYAYLFSILSCLYFLLPLIVTIVSYSTIIYVLTTKNDHLTTSYSDKRRRAVIMAIAVLVEFVLCFAPTNGILLYHCVRLATGGSSEEGKYYLIAVCLGSASVFLDPLLYYYGSSQCRRKISSLICWRKTKSSTTTSNTNSQTKSSNLSCEYTQAHIQV; encoded by the exons ATGTCTGATGAACTCAGTTCAGGCTTACCAG CTGAATCTCAACGCAACTTCTCTGTTATGACAGAGACCTATGAGACAAGAGAAAATGATTCCTTTTCGGATGGGATGCTGTATGGAAATTATTCCAGAGACTCTTTCGGAAGCTATACTCTAAATAATTCCAAAAACGTTCCCACAATTCCATTCATTATCGATTCCATACCAGTGTTTTTAG ATCCAATCATTATCCATATTCTTGAAGACCAGCCATGTAACAGCACTGATCTGAATGCAGTGGATTGCAACAAGGctacacagcacacatacaacATCTCAGACAAGTCTGTTGACTTCCTCAAAGGCCTGCTGGTCACACGCATCATGCCCTCATtctacatcatcatcatcctcattagTTTGCCCCTGAACGCTTTGGCCTTCGTAGCATTCACATGTAGGATTCGAGAGAAGAAACCAGCTGTGATCTACATGTCTCATCTGGCGTGTGTGGACCTGCTCTTCACCCTGCTGCTGCCTCTGAAGATCCACTACCAGCTGAACGCTTCAGATTGGGTGTTCGGTGAGGCGGCGTGTCGTGTGCTCAGTGCAGCTTACTACTGCTACATGTACTGCTCCATACTGCTGATGATGTGCATGAGTGTGGACAGGCTGCTGGCCGTGGTGTATCCCGTCGCCTCTCTGACCTGGAGGAGCGCAAGAAAagccacatgtgtgtgtgtgttggtctggCTGCTGGCACTCGCTGGTACTGTGCCGCTTCTCTCCATAACGCAAACATTCAAGATAAAGGATGTTGGCATCACCTGCCATGACGTGCTGTATCACACACAGGTGTATGCATACCTGTTCTCCATCCTCTCCTGCCTCTACTTTCTCTTGCCTCTGATCGTCACCATAGTGAGTTACTCTACCATCATATATGTGCTCACTACAAAGAATGATCACTTGACAACATCATACTCAGACAAACGAAGGAGAGCTGTGATTATGGCTATAGCTGTGCTGGTGGAGTTTGTATTGTGCTTTGCACCAACAAATGGCATCTTGTTGTACCACTGTGTTCGTTTAGCCACCGGAGGCAGCAGTGAGGAGGGGAAATACTACCTGATTGCTGTGTGTTTGGGGAGCGCAAGTGTTTTTCTGGACCCTCTGTTATATTACTATGGCTCGTCTCAATGCAGACGGAAGATCAGCTCTCTGATCTGCTGGAGGAAGACAAAAAGCTCAACCACAACATCAAACACAAACAGTCAAACAAAGTCCTCTAACCTGAGCTGTGAGTACACCCAGGCTCACATTCAGGTGTGA
- the LOC127986486 gene encoding proteinase-activated receptor 1-like isoform X2, with protein MTETYETRENDSFSDGMLYGNYSRDSFGSYTLNNSKNVPTIPFIIDSIPVFLDPIIIHILEDQPCNSTDLNAVDCNKATQHTYNISDKSVDFLKGLLVTRIMPSFYIIIILISLPLNALAFVAFTCRIREKKPAVIYMSHLACVDLLFTLLLPLKIHYQLNASDWVFGEAACRVLSAAYYCYMYCSILLMMCMSVDRLLAVVYPVASLTWRSARKATCVCVLVWLLALAGTVPLLSITQTFKIKDVGITCHDVLYHTQVYAYLFSILSCLYFLLPLIVTIVSYSTIIYVLTTKNDHLTTSYSDKRRRAVIMAIAVLVEFVLCFAPTNGILLYHCVRLATGGSSEEGKYYLIAVCLGSASVFLDPLLYYYGSSQCRRKISSLICWRKTKSSTTTSNTNSQTKSSNLSCEYTQAHIQV; from the exons ATGACAGAGACCTATGAGACAAGAGAAAATGATTCCTTTTCGGATGGGATGCTGTATGGAAATTATTCCAGAGACTCTTTCGGAAGCTATACTCTAAATAATTCCAAAAACGTTCCCACAATTCCATTCATTATCGATTCCATACCAGTGTTTTTAG ATCCAATCATTATCCATATTCTTGAAGACCAGCCATGTAACAGCACTGATCTGAATGCAGTGGATTGCAACAAGGctacacagcacacatacaacATCTCAGACAAGTCTGTTGACTTCCTCAAAGGCCTGCTGGTCACACGCATCATGCCCTCATtctacatcatcatcatcctcattagTTTGCCCCTGAACGCTTTGGCCTTCGTAGCATTCACATGTAGGATTCGAGAGAAGAAACCAGCTGTGATCTACATGTCTCATCTGGCGTGTGTGGACCTGCTCTTCACCCTGCTGCTGCCTCTGAAGATCCACTACCAGCTGAACGCTTCAGATTGGGTGTTCGGTGAGGCGGCGTGTCGTGTGCTCAGTGCAGCTTACTACTGCTACATGTACTGCTCCATACTGCTGATGATGTGCATGAGTGTGGACAGGCTGCTGGCCGTGGTGTATCCCGTCGCCTCTCTGACCTGGAGGAGCGCAAGAAAagccacatgtgtgtgtgtgttggtctggCTGCTGGCACTCGCTGGTACTGTGCCGCTTCTCTCCATAACGCAAACATTCAAGATAAAGGATGTTGGCATCACCTGCCATGACGTGCTGTATCACACACAGGTGTATGCATACCTGTTCTCCATCCTCTCCTGCCTCTACTTTCTCTTGCCTCTGATCGTCACCATAGTGAGTTACTCTACCATCATATATGTGCTCACTACAAAGAATGATCACTTGACAACATCATACTCAGACAAACGAAGGAGAGCTGTGATTATGGCTATAGCTGTGCTGGTGGAGTTTGTATTGTGCTTTGCACCAACAAATGGCATCTTGTTGTACCACTGTGTTCGTTTAGCCACCGGAGGCAGCAGTGAGGAGGGGAAATACTACCTGATTGCTGTGTGTTTGGGGAGCGCAAGTGTTTTTCTGGACCCTCTGTTATATTACTATGGCTCGTCTCAATGCAGACGGAAGATCAGCTCTCTGATCTGCTGGAGGAAGACAAAAAGCTCAACCACAACATCAAACACAAACAGTCAAACAAAGTCCTCTAACCTGAGCTGTGAGTACACCCAGGCTCACATTCAGGTGTGA
- the LOC127985623 gene encoding proteinase-activated receptor 1-like codes for MRRVPKKKTRGWTLTRVANKKNTSDTTSYVDKTAPNSDTLNIPDESVLFLKGLLFTCIMPSFYIIIILISLPLNALAFVAFTCRIREKKPAVIYMSHLACVDLFFTLLLPLKIHYQLNASDWVFGEAACRVLSAAYYCYMYCSILLMMCMSVDRLLAVVYPVASLTWRSTRKATCVCVLVWLLALAGTVPLLLVRQTFKINDVGITCHDVLRQNDPTVVFYVYLFSILSCLYFFLPLIVTLVSYSTLIYALSAKAGLLTTSSSSSDNRRRAVIMAIAVLIEFVVCFAPTNGILLYHCVRLATRGRDEEGKYFLMAVCLGSASVFLDPLLYYYGSSQCRKKISSLFWCSNAKKRARTQSNTKTFHCTTAAK; via the exons ATGAGGAGGg TtcctaaaaagaaaacaaggggttggactttaaccaGAGTGGCTAATAAGAAAAATACTTCAGATACAACATCATACGTTGACAAAACTGCACCAAACTCTGACACATTAAACATCCCAGACGAGTCTGTTCTCTTCCTCAAAGGCCTGCTGTTCACATGCATCATGCCCTCATtctacatcatcatcatcctcattagTTTGCCCCTGAACGCTTTGGCCTTCGTAGCATTCACATGTAGGATTCGAGAGAAGAAACCAGCTGTGATCTACATGTCTCATCTGGCGTGTGTGGACCTGTTCTTCACCCTGCTGCTGCCTCTGAAGATCCACTACCAGCTGAACGCTTCAGATTGGGTGTTCGGTGAGGCGGCGTGTCGTGTGCTCAGTGCAGCTTACTACTGCTACATGTACTGCTCCATACTGCTGATGATGTGCATGAGTGTGGACAGGCTGCTGGCCGTGGTGTATCCCGTCGCCTCTCTGACCTGGAGGAGCACAAGAAAagccacatgtgtgtgtgtgttggtctggCTGCTGGCACTCGCTGGTACGGTGCCGCTTCTCTTAGTGAGACAAACATTCAAGATAAATGATGTGGGCATCACCTGCCATGACGTACTACGCCAAAATGACCCTACAGTAGTGTTTTATGTGTATTTGTTCTCCATCCTTTCCTGCCTCTATTTCTTCTTGCCTCTGATCGTCACCTTGGTGAGCTACTCCACCCTCATATATGCACTTAGTGCAAAAGCTGGTCTCTTAACAACGTCCTCTTCATCTTCAGACAACCGAAGGAGAGCTGTGATTATGGCTATagctgtgctgattgagtttgTGGTGTGCTTTGCACCAACAAATGGCATCTTGTTGTACCACTGTGTTCGTTTAGCCACTAGAGGAAGAGATGAGGAGGGGAAATACTTTCTGATGGCTGTGTGCTTGGGGAGCGCAAGTGTTTTTCTGGATCCTCTGCTGTACTACTATGGCTCGTCTCAATGCAGAAAGAAGATCAGCTCTTTGTTCTGGTGCAGTAATGCAAAAAAGAGAGCAAGAACACAGTCAAATACAAAAACCTTTCACTGTACTACAGCTgcaaagtaa
- the LOC127985624 gene encoding proteinase-activated receptor 1-like, producing the protein MGVKMVLLLIIVLHTCTAGNVDPECLIEGFLGTYVTSQPSDTLNISDKSVDFLKGLLVTRIMPSFYIIIILISLPLNTLAFVAFTCRIREKKPAVIYMSHLACVDLLFTLLLPLKIHYQLNASDWVFGEAACRVLSAAYYCYMYCSILLMMCMSVDRLLAVVYPVASLTWRSTRKATCVCVLVWLLALAGTVPLLLVRQTFKINDVGITCHDVLRQNDPTVVFYVYLFSILSCLYFFLPLIVTLVSYSTLIYALSAKSDRLTTSSSSSDNRRRAVTMAIAVLIEFVVCFAPTNGILLHHCVRLAIGDYRKEDSSYAAYLLAVCLGSASVFLDPLLYYYGSSQCRKQIRSLFWCIKAKKRAKMSISL; encoded by the exons ATGGGAGTGAAAATGGTCTTGCTTTTAATTATCGTTCTGCACACATGCACTGCAGGCAATG TAGATCCTGAATGCCTAATTGAAGGGTTTTTAGGCACTTATGTGACGTCTCAACCATCTGACACATTAAACATCTCAGACAAGTCTGTTGACTTCCTCAAAGGCCTGCTGGTCACACGCATCATGCCCTCATtctacatcatcatcatcctcattagTTTGCCCCTGAACACTTTGGCCTTCGTAGCATTCACATGTAGGATTCGAGAGAAGAAACCAGCTGTGATCTACATGTCTCatctggcgtgtgtggatctgCTCTTCACCCTGCTGCTGCCTCTGAAGATCCACTACCAGCTGAACGCTTCAGATTGGGTGTTCGGTGAGGCGGCGTGTCGTGTGCTCAGTGCAGCTTACTACTGCTACATGTACTGCTCCATACTGCTGATGATGTGCATGAGTGTGGACAGGCTGCTGGCCGTGGTGTATCCCGTCGCCTCTCTGACCTGGAGGAGCACAAGAAAagccacatgtgtgtgtgtgttggtctggCTGCTGGCACTCGCTGGTACGGTGCCGCTTCTCTTAGTGAGACAAACATTCAAGATAAATGATGTGGGCATCACCTGCCATGACGTACTACGCCAAAATGACCCTACTGTAGTGTTTTATGTGTATTTGTTCTCCATCCTTTCCTGCCTCTATTTCTTCTTGCCTCTGATCGTCACCTTGGTGAGCTACTCCACCCTCATATATGCACTTAGTGCAAAATCTGATCGCTTAACAACGTCCTCTTCATCTTCAGACAACCGAAGGAGAGCTGTGACTATGGCTATagctgtgctgattgagtttgTGGTGTGCTTTGCGCCAACAAATGGCATCTTGTTGCACCACTGTGTTCGTTTAGCTATTGGAGACTACCGCAAAGAAGATTCATCATATGCAGCTTACCTGCTGGCTGTGTGCTTGGGGAGCGCAAGTGTTTTTCTGGATCCTCTGCTGTACTACTATGGCTCGTCTCAATGCAGAAAGCAAATCCGCTCTTTGTTTTGGTGCATTAAAGCAAAAAAGAGAGCAAAAATGAGTATATCTCTCTGA
- the f2rl1.1 gene encoding coagulation factor II (thrombin) receptor-like 1, tandem duplicate 1 isoform X1: MPLMDGIMANRYIWISALLTLINVNLSSQSSIQDRGFTGVETEHGVSVTSTAVAVLDSKLTQIFFPVLYIIVFSVGLPTNAMAIWVFLFRTKKKHPSSIFMANLALADLLFVIWIPLKIAYHFNGNHWIYGEALCKVLVAFFYGNMYCSTAFIACISVQRYWAIIHPLSQQKRNNKLATVVAVCVWLVVWVITVPLYLYDQTVKVTNMNIVTCHDVTRPSQSRYPSIYFLIMGVVGFLIPCIVCIVTYVQMLRALKSSMTDADIVQKRRKAVVLIVTVLVMFLVCFTPSNIMVMVHYSLLSMGVQDSGYGFYLSTLCLASLNSCADPFIYYFVSDEFREHVRNTLLCRSERTAQRMRVSFSALKYSKKSRNYTSESGNTQSSSY; encoded by the exons ATGCCTTTGATGGACG GAATAATGGCGAACCGATATATCTGGATTTCCGCTTTGCTTACCTTAATCAACGTCAACCTGTCTAGTCAAA GTTCTATCCAGGACAGAGGCTTTACTGGTGTTGAAACGGAGCATGGAGTGTCCGTGACATCCACTGCTGTTGCTGTACTGGACAGCAAGCTCACGCAGATCTTCTTCCCAGTGCTGTACATCATCGTCTTCAGTGTGGGCTTGCCAACCAACGCTATGGCCATCTGGGTGTTTCTCTTCAGGACAAAGAAGAAACATCCCTCATCCATTTTCATGGCCAACCTCGCACTGGCCGACCTGCTGTTCGTAATCTGGATTCCCCTAAAGATCGCTTACCATTTTAACGGAAATCACTGGATCTACGGAGAAGCCCTGTGCAAAGTCCTGGTTGCCTTTTTCTATGGGAACATGTACTGTTCGACTGCTTTCATTGCGTGTATTAGTGTCCAGAGGTACTGGGCCATCATACATCCTCTTTCCCAGCAGAAAAGGAACAACAAATTGGCAACTgttgttgctgtgtgtgtgtggctggttGTGTGGGTCATTACCGTGCCTCTTTATTTATACGACCAGACTGTGAAGGTCACCAACATGAATATTGTTACCTGCCATGACGTAACTCGCCCCAGTCAGTCACGCTACCCTTCTATCTATTTCCTGATTATGGGAGTTGTCGGATTCTTAATTCCCTGCATAGTATGTATAGTAACCTACGTGCAGATGCTACGTGCCCTGAAGAGCTCGATGACGGACGCCGACATCGTTCAGAAGCGAAGGAAGGCTGTCGTCCTCATCGTCACGGTGCTGGTGATGTTCCTAGTGTGTTTCACCCCGAGTAACATCATGGTGATGGTGCATTACTCCCTGCTTTCTATGGGAGTACAGGACAGCGGTTACGGCTTCTATCTCTCAACGCTATGTCTGGCCAGCCTCAACAGCTGCGCCGATCcattcatatattattttgtttcagaTGAGTTCAGAGAACATGTAAGGAACACGTTACTTTGCCGCAGTGAACGCACCGCGCAGAGGATGCGGGTTTCTTTCAGCGCACTGAAGTATTCAAAGAAAAGCAGGAACTACACATCAGAGTCCGGAAACACGCAGAGCAGTTCCTACTGA
- the f2rl1.1 gene encoding coagulation factor II (thrombin) receptor-like 1, tandem duplicate 1 isoform X2, with protein sequence MANRYIWISALLTLINVNLSSQSSIQDRGFTGVETEHGVSVTSTAVAVLDSKLTQIFFPVLYIIVFSVGLPTNAMAIWVFLFRTKKKHPSSIFMANLALADLLFVIWIPLKIAYHFNGNHWIYGEALCKVLVAFFYGNMYCSTAFIACISVQRYWAIIHPLSQQKRNNKLATVVAVCVWLVVWVITVPLYLYDQTVKVTNMNIVTCHDVTRPSQSRYPSIYFLIMGVVGFLIPCIVCIVTYVQMLRALKSSMTDADIVQKRRKAVVLIVTVLVMFLVCFTPSNIMVMVHYSLLSMGVQDSGYGFYLSTLCLASLNSCADPFIYYFVSDEFREHVRNTLLCRSERTAQRMRVSFSALKYSKKSRNYTSESGNTQSSSY encoded by the exons ATGGCGAACCGATATATCTGGATTTCCGCTTTGCTTACCTTAATCAACGTCAACCTGTCTAGTCAAA GTTCTATCCAGGACAGAGGCTTTACTGGTGTTGAAACGGAGCATGGAGTGTCCGTGACATCCACTGCTGTTGCTGTACTGGACAGCAAGCTCACGCAGATCTTCTTCCCAGTGCTGTACATCATCGTCTTCAGTGTGGGCTTGCCAACCAACGCTATGGCCATCTGGGTGTTTCTCTTCAGGACAAAGAAGAAACATCCCTCATCCATTTTCATGGCCAACCTCGCACTGGCCGACCTGCTGTTCGTAATCTGGATTCCCCTAAAGATCGCTTACCATTTTAACGGAAATCACTGGATCTACGGAGAAGCCCTGTGCAAAGTCCTGGTTGCCTTTTTCTATGGGAACATGTACTGTTCGACTGCTTTCATTGCGTGTATTAGTGTCCAGAGGTACTGGGCCATCATACATCCTCTTTCCCAGCAGAAAAGGAACAACAAATTGGCAACTgttgttgctgtgtgtgtgtggctggttGTGTGGGTCATTACCGTGCCTCTTTATTTATACGACCAGACTGTGAAGGTCACCAACATGAATATTGTTACCTGCCATGACGTAACTCGCCCCAGTCAGTCACGCTACCCTTCTATCTATTTCCTGATTATGGGAGTTGTCGGATTCTTAATTCCCTGCATAGTATGTATAGTAACCTACGTGCAGATGCTACGTGCCCTGAAGAGCTCGATGACGGACGCCGACATCGTTCAGAAGCGAAGGAAGGCTGTCGTCCTCATCGTCACGGTGCTGGTGATGTTCCTAGTGTGTTTCACCCCGAGTAACATCATGGTGATGGTGCATTACTCCCTGCTTTCTATGGGAGTACAGGACAGCGGTTACGGCTTCTATCTCTCAACGCTATGTCTGGCCAGCCTCAACAGCTGCGCCGATCcattcatatattattttgtttcagaTGAGTTCAGAGAACATGTAAGGAACACGTTACTTTGCCGCAGTGAACGCACCGCGCAGAGGATGCGGGTTTCTTTCAGCGCACTGAAGTATTCAAAGAAAAGCAGGAACTACACATCAGAGTCCGGAAACACGCAGAGCAGTTCCTACTGA
- the LOC127985379 gene encoding proteinase-activated receptor 2-like, protein MAVSASYSIVFIFACVWLTFASEDKEVIPGGRSLGVVEDEGKLFIDEITKNTLQSSLTTIFLPVIYMIVLSVGLPTNAMALYVLLFRSKKIHPGTIYMANLALADLMFVIWTPLKIVYHLKGNNWTFGEGMCKVFVGFFYGNMYCSILFITCLSIQRYWVCSHPLSQQRKNNKFAIIISVCIWIFICVSTTPLYLYKQTVELSELNITTCHDVSLIRKENFLSGNVFLDVQLPYYYFMVMAGLVFFIPLLVIIAAYILLLRSLGNHTVEGNTGKSRHRAVVLILTVLLTFLVCFIPSNVMLVVHYALLRNNQVNNNGYGFYIMTLSLASLNSCLDPFIYYYVSDEFREHVKNTLLCRSSRTVNRMRASFTSLKYSKTTKTYTSSTGNTDSSN, encoded by the exons ATGGCTGTGTCTGCAAGTTATAGCatcgtttttatttttgcatgtgtATGGCTAACTTTTGCATCGGAGGATAAAGAAG TTATACCCGGAGGACGAAGTTTGGGTGTCGTGGAGGATGAAGGCAAATTATTCATTGAtgagatcactaaaaatacacTACAGAGCAGTCTCACAACTATCTTCCTGCCAGTTATTTACATGATTGTTTTGTCTGTGGGGCTGCCAACCAACGCGATGGCATTATATGTCTTGCTGTTCAGGTCAAAGAAAATTCACCCTGGTACCATTTACATGGCCAACCTAGCACTGGCTGACCTGATGTTTGTCATCTGGACGCCTCTTAAGATCGTGTACCATTTGAAAGGAAATAACTGGACTTTTGGTGAAGGGATGTGCAAAGTTTTTGTGGGTTTCTTCTACGGCAACATGTACTGCTCCATCCTCTTCATCACTTGTCTGAGCATCCAGCGGTACTGGGTCTGCTCTCACCCGCTCTCCCagcaaagaaaaaacaacaagttTGCTATCATCATATCTGTTTGTATCTGGATCTTCATTTGTGTCAGTACTACACCTTTGTACCTGTACAAGCAAACTGTTGAACTCTCAGAACTCAACATCACCACCTGCCACGACGTCAGTCTTATCCGTAAGGAGAACTTTCTATCTGGCAATGTGTTCCTGGATGTTCAGCtgccttattattattttatggtgaTGGCGGGTCTTGTCTTTTTCATCCCACTGTTGGTCATCATTGCAGCTTATATTCTTCTCCTTCGCTCACTTGGGAATCACACAGTCGAAGGGAATACTGGAAAAAGCCGCCACCGAGCTGTGGTTCTCATCCTTACGGTGCTCTTAACGTTCTTGGTCTGCTTCATCCCAAGTAACGTGATGTTGGTTGTGCATTACGCTCTCCTGCGAAATAACCAGGTCAATAATAATGGCTATGGTTTCTACATCATGACACTGAGCCTGGCCAGTCTCAACAGCTGCTTGGACCCTTTCATCTACTATTACGTCTCGGATGAGTTCAGGGAGCACGTCAAGAACACGCTACTGTGCCGTAGCAGTCGAACGGTGAATAGGATGAGGGCCTCGTTCACCTCATTGAAGTATTCCAAAACGACCAAGACCTATACTTCCAGCACAGGCAACACAGATAGCAGCAACTGA
- the LOC127985360 gene encoding uncharacterized protein LOC127985360 isoform X1, which translates to MTYSFNTLSSSPADDTALFLRDQKQVKTALECISKFSSSSGLMLNLRKCEILFIHDSIDLFVESIPVKDSVKYLGIHISKNKHTREQLNFMAKINKTKKIFNNWLQRDLTLFGRVLLSKAEGLSRFVYPALSLYVSDKTSKEINKTFLDFIWKNKPCKLKKDIISGKRVDGGLEMLDFFDINNTFKLNWLRNCQRNENSLWLFIPQSIFNKLGGLSFILRCNYLPGKLPVILSKFHQQMLLAWKIGFHHNFSPHKMLLWNNCLITSRNKSLFLQKWFEKKIFFVMDLFDENGNVLSYEDFMFIYNFPIPFKEFQQVVKAIPNGLKHLMKSHLTFGSNERKLPELIIDGIKIFSHSCKNKNIRLIFQSKHKISPRGKFFWNAQIDDIRWKETWLNPNKFCMLNKVKELHFKILHKIYPCKALLSKFMDIDSKCIFCNVHEEDLAHLFYNCDVSLKFWSDVSFFLFAPRKVNYKLSLKDVICSFTLRSKMFEYVVNFYILHVKYYIQKQKFAKCIPKCSLFLIEMESLKKSLKLVKNKKN; encoded by the coding sequence ATGACTTATTCCTTTAATACCTTATCTAGTTCTCCGGCAGATGACACTGCTTTATTTCTGAGAGATCAAAAGCAAGTTAAAACAGCCCTGGAATGTATTTCCAAATTTTCCAGTTCCTCTGGTTTAATGTTAAACCTTAGGAAATGTGAAATACTATTTATACACGATTCTATAGATCTATTCGTTGAAAGCATACCAGTAAAGGACTCCGTTAAATACCTTGGCAttcatatttctaaaaataaacacaCGCGTGAACAATTGAATTTTAtggctaaaattaataaaactaaaaaaatctttaacaacTGGTTACAAAGGGATTTGACCTTGTTTGGGAGAGTTTTGCTTTCCAAAGCTGAGGGTCTTTCCAGATTTGTTTACCCAGCTCTCTCTCTTTACGTCAGTGATAAAACTtccaaagaaattaataaaacctTTCTCGactttatttggaaaaataaacctTGCAAGTTAAAAAAGGACATTATATCAGGCAAAAGAGTTGATGGTGGCTTAGAGATGTTAGATTTTTTTGATATTAACAATACCTTTAAACTTAATTGGTTAAGAAACTGTCAAAGAAATGAAAATTCATTATGGTTATTTATCCCCCAGTCCATCTTTAACAAGCTTGGAGGCTTATCTTTTATATTGAGATGTAACTATCTGCCTGGGAAATTACCAGTTATTCTATCCAAATTTCACCAGCAAATGTTATTAGCTTGGAAAATTGGTTTCCATCACAACTTTTCTCCACACAAAATGCTTCTCTGGAACAATTGTCTTATTACCTCTaggaataaatctttatttttacagaaatggtttgaaaaaaaaatattttttgtcatggATTTGTTTGatgaaaatggaaatgttttgtcttatgaagattttatgtttatttacaatttccCCATTCCATTTAAAGAGTTTCAGCAAGTTGTTAAAGCTATTCCCAATGGGTTAAAACATCTGATGAAAAGTCACCTTACTTTTGGAAGTAACGAAAGGAAACTTCCTGAGTTAATAATTGATGGTATCAAAATATTTTCTCATTCCtgtaagaataaaaatattagattaatttttCAATCCAAACATAAAATTTCTCCTAGAGGGAAATTTTTTTGGAATGCACAAATTGATGATATTCGTTGGAAAGAAACATGGTTAAATCCAAACAAattttgtatgctaaataaagttaaagagttacactttaaaatacttcACAAAATCTACCCATGTAAAGCTTTGTTATCAAAATTCATGGACATTGACAGCAAGtgtattttttgtaatgtacACGAGGAAGACTTGGCTCATTTGTTTTACAATTGTGATGTGTCTTTAAAATTTTGGTCTGacgttagtttttttctttttgccccAAGAAAGGTGAATTATAAATTATCTCTAAAAGATGTTATATGTTCTTTCACACTTAGAAGCAAAATGTTTGAATATGTGGTGAACTTTTATATCCTGCATGTTAAATATTAcatccaaaaacaaaaatttgcAAAATGCATACCTAAATGTAGTCTATTCTTAATCGAGATGGAATCGCTAAAGAAATCGTTAAagttagttaaaaataaaaagaactaa